Proteins from a single region of Hyalangium ruber:
- a CDS encoding YaeQ family protein, translating into MALFTHVEIALLRREAATKAIHKVEDIEVWRFNPAFLDALEAKVGRATKLELTRTDGQLYVTLDGETIEAALARESLVEDAVGS; encoded by the coding sequence GTGGCGCTCTTCACGCACGTAGAGATCGCGCTGCTGCGCCGCGAGGCGGCGACCAAGGCCATCCACAAAGTCGAGGACATCGAGGTGTGGCGGTTCAACCCCGCGTTCCTCGATGCGCTCGAGGCGAAGGTAGGCCGCGCCACCAAGCTGGAGCTGACGCGCACCGACGGTCAGCTCTACGTCACCCTCGACGGAGAGACGATCGAAGCGGCGCTTGCACGAGAGAGCCTCGTGGAGGATGCGGTGGGGAGCTAA
- a CDS encoding DUF1801 domain-containing protein — protein sequence MNAPDDEPVVHIQDLLSNALQQTACLIVLSARSVEGIGRMLRLDRSETVLGRSSEAQFQLEDDGISRKHAKVLMLGVILEADPEMTEEWKWSTPVWSHHGIVCTGEAYAKVVKLTFARGARLPVPSRLFNSSLEGNTRRAIDIREGEKVDARAFKALVKSAVAQNGSPAKKR from the coding sequence ATGAATGCGCCTGATGATGAGCCCGTAGTTCACATCCAAGACCTGCTGAGCAACGCTCTGCAGCAGACCGCTTGCCTCATCGTGCTCAGCGCAAGGTCCGTGGAGGGTATCGGACGAATGCTCAGGTTGGATCGCTCGGAGACAGTGCTAGGACGCAGCTCGGAGGCGCAGTTCCAACTGGAGGACGACGGTATCTCTCGCAAGCACGCAAAGGTCTTGATGCTAGGAGTGATCCTGGAAGCCGATCCCGAGATGACCGAGGAGTGGAAGTGGAGCACTCCGGTCTGGTCGCACCACGGGATTGTCTGCACCGGGGAGGCGTACGCGAAGGTCGTGAAGCTCACGTTCGCCCGGGGGGCCAGGCTCCCAGTCCCATCGCGCCTCTTCAATTCCAGCTTGGAAGGCAACACGCGAAGGGCGATCGACATCCGAGAAGGGGAGAAGGTCGACGCGCGCGCGTTCAAGGCGCTCGTGAAGTCCGCGGTGGCTCAGAATGGCTCGCCGGCGAAGAAACGGTAG
- a CDS encoding tetratricopeptide repeat protein yields the protein MDHLFTWVHLSDLHVGHGDAGTRWDQKLVVQGLLEDLRGLSGLGVPPPDAIMVTGDIAFSGNVLVHDHETESREYALAGQWLSSASTAVGLDTTRVFLVPGNHDVQRTADRDRSIRRLVKALRVGLEPLDEALADPNDRALLARRLANYLDFSAGFAPACLAPLEPSGKRLFWQYRFRAREVLPIRLVGLNTALLCADDQDQGQLRLGMQMLAQALTHPPKEAGELLLVLSHHPFQGRWLADERESHNWVRNHAQIHLSGHVHDQKSEDTRAGWGPGLVTIAAGAVHGESQPTGVPQGHGYNIASVVADHQGHLHLRVWPRAWSATKKRFHADIDLVPEGRNYAEHSLGFTVPSLRKETKPKSPPQEQDRASSASPSPLFEGPGGVPALEVRHFLGRVDEFAALREALTDDATPCIVVAGPGGIGKTSLVHQFVATEARALFAEAAWLDASALTSELSRVAMRFGWKAEAHLRTVSEANRYLAQTLHEKPVLLIIDNVDPQHVNMNLGEIPVPGGRCRTLITTRAAILHEDLGKPAQALTLGLWDNKTCRTYLRKVAAALNTTPDAELDALAQFVGNLPLALRLLARLLLRPGATPNRVLASLHSKPLYTLDSVAKGDDRGIAATLLASCEGLSQDQWRVLHAMSACAKATCEPVVAAVAALPEQVVANALAELAQRSLIDFSFDAPRRWGMHDLVRLFMINKPEAPEVSATHLSFVRTHLEAHKDPSDWQALESQLPEVLWALDRLLVTDGEGAREVLAAVREHLMRRGKYGEIIDYYTRLLKLLPPESASLAEAQGDLGYCYRRLGDLSKALHFSQYSLTISERLGNIEYQANALGNLGLCYRRLGDLPKAIDHSLRALALEERLGRLDRQANALGNLGLYYRSLEKPAQALEYHQRAWKLDEQLGRLEGQANALTNIGLCYGMLGEIEKALDHHQRSFAIDTGLGRLGGQATSLGNMGLCYKELGDLEKAIAHYQQALELDERLGRYEGQANHLSNRGDCYLQMNRSIDAENNYRLAIKLYKQMGLADNHPSIERVSASLQKALRR from the coding sequence GTGGACCACCTCTTCACCTGGGTTCATCTCTCGGACTTGCACGTGGGCCATGGTGATGCAGGCACCCGGTGGGATCAAAAGCTCGTGGTTCAAGGCTTACTGGAGGACCTTCGCGGGCTGAGCGGGCTCGGCGTCCCCCCACCAGATGCGATCATGGTGACCGGCGACATTGCGTTCAGCGGAAATGTCCTCGTCCATGATCATGAAACCGAAAGCCGTGAGTACGCACTCGCAGGACAATGGCTGAGCTCTGCCAGCACTGCTGTCGGACTCGATACCACGCGCGTCTTCCTCGTCCCAGGAAACCATGACGTCCAGCGCACAGCGGACCGCGATCGGTCTATCCGCCGGCTCGTCAAGGCCTTGCGCGTCGGCCTGGAGCCTCTTGATGAAGCGCTGGCCGACCCCAATGATCGAGCGCTTCTCGCTCGTCGCCTCGCCAACTACCTGGACTTCTCGGCAGGCTTCGCCCCTGCCTGCCTGGCACCGCTCGAACCTTCTGGCAAGCGGCTCTTCTGGCAATACCGGTTCAGAGCACGAGAGGTGCTCCCGATTCGGCTCGTCGGGCTCAACACCGCTCTGCTCTGTGCGGATGATCAAGATCAGGGCCAGCTCCGACTCGGCATGCAGATGCTGGCCCAGGCGCTCACGCATCCCCCCAAGGAAGCTGGAGAGCTTCTCCTGGTCCTCAGCCATCACCCCTTCCAAGGGAGATGGCTCGCCGACGAGCGCGAGTCACACAACTGGGTGCGTAACCACGCGCAGATTCATCTTTCGGGTCACGTTCACGATCAGAAATCAGAGGATACTCGTGCGGGCTGGGGTCCAGGGCTGGTGACCATCGCCGCAGGCGCGGTCCACGGCGAGTCTCAGCCAACAGGAGTCCCTCAAGGCCATGGCTACAATATTGCCTCTGTCGTCGCTGATCACCAGGGGCATCTCCACCTCCGCGTCTGGCCGAGGGCTTGGTCGGCCACGAAGAAGCGGTTCCATGCCGACATCGATCTTGTGCCCGAGGGACGGAACTACGCTGAGCACTCACTGGGCTTCACGGTGCCCTCTCTCCGCAAGGAAACCAAGCCCAAGAGTCCCCCTCAGGAGCAGGACAGAGCCTCCAGCGCATCTCCCTCCCCCCTCTTTGAGGGACCAGGGGGAGTCCCCGCGCTCGAGGTCCGGCACTTCCTAGGAAGAGTCGACGAGTTCGCTGCCCTGCGTGAAGCGCTCACAGATGATGCTACTCCCTGCATCGTTGTGGCAGGTCCTGGCGGCATCGGAAAGACGTCTCTCGTCCATCAATTCGTCGCTACCGAGGCTCGCGCGCTATTCGCGGAGGCCGCGTGGCTTGACGCCAGTGCCCTGACGAGCGAACTCAGTCGGGTCGCCATGCGCTTTGGATGGAAGGCCGAAGCACACCTTCGAACCGTCAGCGAGGCCAACCGCTACCTAGCCCAAACGCTTCATGAGAAGCCAGTGCTCCTGATCATCGACAACGTCGATCCCCAGCACGTGAATATGAATCTCGGAGAGATCCCCGTGCCTGGAGGACGCTGCCGTACGCTCATCACGACACGCGCGGCTATCCTCCATGAAGACCTGGGCAAGCCCGCCCAGGCGTTGACCCTAGGGCTTTGGGACAACAAGACCTGCCGCACCTACCTGCGCAAGGTCGCCGCAGCGCTGAACACGACCCCAGATGCTGAGCTTGATGCGCTCGCTCAGTTTGTGGGGAACCTGCCGCTGGCGCTCCGGTTGCTCGCCCGGCTGCTCCTACGTCCTGGGGCTACACCGAATCGCGTCCTCGCCAGCTTGCACTCCAAGCCTTTGTATACGCTCGATTCAGTGGCCAAGGGCGATGATCGAGGCATCGCCGCAACGCTCCTGGCCTCATGCGAAGGCTTGAGTCAGGATCAGTGGCGCGTCCTGCACGCGATGTCCGCATGCGCCAAGGCTACGTGCGAGCCTGTCGTCGCAGCCGTAGCGGCGCTTCCCGAGCAGGTCGTCGCCAATGCCCTGGCGGAGTTGGCTCAACGCTCGTTGATCGACTTCTCTTTCGATGCACCGCGCCGGTGGGGCATGCACGACTTGGTGCGCCTCTTCATGATCAACAAACCGGAAGCACCTGAGGTCTCTGCGACTCACCTCTCGTTCGTCCGAACTCATCTGGAAGCACACAAGGATCCGTCGGACTGGCAGGCCCTTGAGAGTCAGCTGCCAGAGGTGCTTTGGGCATTGGACAGGCTGCTCGTCACGGATGGAGAAGGTGCGCGAGAGGTGCTCGCCGCCGTGCGCGAGCATCTCATGAGGCGCGGCAAGTACGGCGAGATAATCGACTACTATACACGCCTTTTGAAGCTCCTTCCTCCGGAGAGCGCCAGCCTTGCGGAGGCGCAAGGAGACCTCGGCTACTGCTATCGTCGGCTCGGTGACCTGTCGAAGGCCCTTCATTTCAGTCAGTACTCACTGACCATCAGTGAGCGGCTCGGCAACATCGAGTACCAGGCCAACGCGCTTGGAAACCTGGGCCTCTGCTACCGCAGACTGGGAGATCTCCCCAAAGCCATTGATCACAGCCTTCGCGCCCTGGCCCTTGAGGAACGTCTGGGGCGGCTCGACCGACAGGCGAACGCGCTCGGAAACCTGGGCCTCTACTATCGCTCCCTCGAAAAGCCCGCCCAAGCGCTGGAGTACCACCAGCGAGCCTGGAAACTGGATGAGCAACTGGGGCGGCTCGAAGGACAAGCCAACGCGTTGACGAACATCGGCCTTTGCTATGGGATGCTCGGCGAGATCGAGAAGGCCCTCGATCACCACCAGCGCTCCTTTGCTATCGACACGGGCCTCGGCCGGCTCGGTGGCCAAGCGACCTCGCTCGGGAACATGGGCCTCTGTTACAAGGAGTTGGGTGATCTTGAGAAGGCCATTGCCCACTATCAGCAGGCCCTGGAATTAGACGAGCGTCTCGGCCGCTACGAAGGACAAGCCAACCACCTTAGCAACCGCGGAGATTGTTACCTGCAGATGAACCGCAGCATCGACGCCGAAAATAATTACCGTCTGGCGATTAAGCTCTATAAGCAGATGGGTCTCGCCGACAATCATCCCAGCATCGAACGGGTGTCCGCGTCACTACAGAAAGCGCTGAGACGGTAG
- a CDS encoding helix-turn-helix domain-containing protein: MTKEEIKKVRDGLGLTQEQFAQLLGVHTLTVSKWERGLLSPSPYQGSLISSFAKARERSASTGGATVAKVLMGAGVAAALFFLLKHAFDEEEAQPSAKGRGHQR, encoded by the coding sequence GTGACCAAAGAAGAAATCAAGAAGGTCCGTGATGGCCTCGGTCTCACCCAAGAGCAGTTCGCTCAACTCTTGGGTGTTCATACGCTCACGGTTTCAAAGTGGGAACGGGGACTTCTATCGCCTTCTCCCTATCAGGGGTCGCTGATCAGCTCTTTCGCCAAGGCTAGGGAGCGCTCGGCAAGTACGGGTGGAGCTACGGTCGCGAAGGTACTGATGGGAGCCGGGGTCGCCGCAGCCTTGTTCTTTCTGCTGAAACACGCCTTTGACGAAGAAGAGGCGCAGCCATCTGCAAAAGGCAGGGGTCATCAGCGCTGA
- a CDS encoding AAA family ATPase — protein sequence MPWLEDLDILIRARYPLLYLVSWEEHRVDTILGELARSHSKALYHWSITRGLRNVGGTRSATVPEETRNPIDALAAIEKLTEPALVVLKDFHPYLEDKGVVRALRELAHFLKSTFTTVLILSPALSIPIELEKEVSVIDVPLPSYNDLLSLLKEIVAVVRKGNKATVELSREHADQLIKAALGLTLSEAENAFAKAIAHDGKLCADDIKRIQDEKRQVIRKSGLLEYYPPEESLGNVGGLQNLKAWLGQRNTAFGERARQFGLPEPRGLLLLGVQGCGKSLTAKAVSAHWSLPLLRLDMGRIFSGLVGSSEENLRKAIRVAESVAPVVLWVDEIEKGLSGVASSGATDSGVTARVFGTLLTWLQEKTAPVFVVATANRIEGLPPELLRKGRFDEIFFIDLPERAERGEIFRIHLQRRKRDPKTYDLEGLAGMTEGFSGAEIEQAVIAGLYEAFAEGVELGQQHLARAIQETFPLSVTLRDEISRSREWAKGRTRPASPGGPPEGLPKPPARGGR from the coding sequence GTGCCATGGCTGGAGGATCTCGACATCCTCATCAGGGCTCGGTACCCGCTGCTCTACCTCGTCTCGTGGGAGGAGCATCGGGTCGATACCATCCTGGGAGAGCTGGCCCGCTCGCACAGCAAGGCGCTCTACCACTGGTCCATCACCCGGGGTCTGCGCAATGTGGGCGGCACACGCTCGGCCACCGTGCCCGAGGAGACGCGCAACCCCATCGATGCCCTGGCTGCCATCGAGAAGCTCACCGAGCCCGCGCTGGTGGTGCTCAAGGACTTCCATCCCTACCTCGAGGACAAGGGCGTGGTGCGGGCCCTGCGCGAGCTGGCCCACTTCCTCAAGAGCACCTTCACCACCGTCCTCATCCTCTCTCCCGCGCTCAGCATCCCCATCGAGCTGGAGAAGGAGGTCTCCGTCATCGACGTGCCGCTGCCCAGCTACAACGATCTGCTCTCGCTCCTGAAGGAGATCGTAGCGGTGGTGCGAAAGGGGAACAAGGCCACCGTCGAGCTGTCCCGCGAGCACGCCGATCAGCTCATCAAGGCAGCGCTGGGGCTCACGCTGTCGGAGGCGGAGAACGCCTTCGCCAAGGCGATCGCGCATGACGGGAAGCTGTGCGCGGACGACATCAAGCGCATCCAGGACGAGAAGCGGCAGGTGATCCGTAAGAGCGGGCTGCTGGAGTACTACCCGCCCGAGGAGAGCCTGGGGAACGTGGGCGGCCTGCAGAACCTGAAGGCCTGGCTGGGCCAGCGCAACACCGCCTTCGGAGAACGGGCCCGCCAGTTCGGCCTGCCGGAGCCGCGAGGGCTGCTGCTGCTGGGAGTGCAGGGCTGCGGCAAGAGCCTCACCGCGAAGGCCGTCTCCGCGCACTGGAGCCTGCCACTGCTGCGGCTGGACATGGGGCGCATCTTCAGCGGGCTGGTGGGCTCCTCGGAGGAGAACCTGCGCAAGGCCATCCGCGTGGCCGAGAGCGTGGCGCCCGTGGTGCTGTGGGTGGATGAGATCGAGAAGGGGCTGTCGGGAGTGGCCTCCTCGGGCGCGACGGACAGCGGGGTGACGGCGCGCGTCTTCGGCACCCTGCTCACCTGGCTGCAGGAGAAGACCGCCCCCGTGTTCGTGGTGGCCACGGCCAACCGGATCGAAGGCCTGCCCCCAGAGTTGCTGCGCAAGGGGCGCTTCGACGAGATCTTCTTCATCGATCTGCCCGAGCGGGCTGAGCGTGGAGAGATCTTCCGCATCCACCTGCAACGCCGGAAGCGGGATCCCAAGACGTACGATCTCGAGGGCCTCGCGGGCATGACCGAAGGCTTCAGCGGCGCGGAGATCGAGCAGGCGGTCATCGCCGGGCTCTACGAGGCCTTTGCCGAGGGAGTGGAGCTGGGGCAGCAGCACCTGGCGCGTGCCATCCAAGAGACCTTCCCGCTGTCGGTCACCCTGAGGGACGAGATCTCCCGGTCGCGGGAGTGGGCCAAGGGGCGCACGCGTCCGGCCTCTCCTGGGGGGCCGCCCGAGGGCCTGCCGAAGCCCCCTGCCAGGGGAGGTCGCTGA
- a CDS encoding papain-like cysteine protease family protein, whose amino-acid sequence MAGNAKALLKWVSFFAAWLAIDQSAMAQPWEARYNLTPAALQEAMDTLSPQGYVPIEISGVANENDVRYHAAFVQQPEVAWQASFGLNLDQFTKRLERLKQRGFVPVSLAIHSEGTTARYGAIWQRKVGVAWEVRVDMDAEHFQALADKLTQEGYVPASVVGYAVDGEPRYAALWTRRPGVEFESRSDLSAAQYQAQYDRLTPLGFVPVDISVYSRGGETRYAAIWERMDGADWQARSDATLDAHAARVRTLAAQDFAPYVIAPYVEDGEVRFAGAWRKRVAPVRTPDVRAEQAMNVVPAGTGGRVLDIAAVRQQTHVWCWLAVGEMVFQHYGVPNVNPAGNFQCGIIGRISHPSAPCGSECFACVVPSGSNRGTLSMLSNYARAAAGRTVTYSEAGAISPAAVLANIDAGQPVIAGISYNHRIANADAEHVVLIVGYQRRAGRLWLVVNDPFPYGTNQNPFLKQGGVMLAQNQYRIRYADFRDGVFWHWSVFNLQM is encoded by the coding sequence ATGGCCGGGAATGCGAAAGCGCTGCTGAAGTGGGTATCGTTCTTCGCCGCCTGGTTGGCTATCGACCAGTCCGCGATGGCCCAGCCCTGGGAAGCCCGCTACAACCTGACGCCCGCGGCGCTGCAGGAGGCGATGGATACCCTGTCGCCGCAGGGCTACGTTCCCATCGAGATCAGCGGCGTCGCCAACGAAAACGATGTGCGCTACCACGCGGCCTTCGTGCAACAGCCCGAAGTTGCTTGGCAGGCCTCCTTCGGCCTGAACCTCGACCAGTTCACGAAGCGCCTGGAACGCCTTAAGCAGCGCGGTTTCGTGCCGGTTTCGCTCGCCATCCACTCCGAGGGCACTACCGCGCGTTATGGCGCCATCTGGCAGCGCAAGGTCGGCGTGGCCTGGGAAGTGCGCGTGGACATGGATGCCGAACATTTCCAGGCATTGGCCGACAAGTTGACCCAGGAGGGGTACGTGCCCGCCTCGGTGGTGGGCTACGCCGTGGACGGTGAGCCGCGCTACGCTGCGCTCTGGACACGCCGGCCCGGCGTCGAGTTCGAGTCGCGCAGCGACCTGAGCGCGGCCCAGTACCAAGCGCAATATGACCGGCTGACACCCCTGGGATTCGTGCCAGTGGACATCAGTGTGTACTCGCGAGGAGGCGAGACGCGCTACGCAGCCATCTGGGAGAGGATGGACGGCGCCGACTGGCAGGCGCGTTCGGACGCCACCCTGGACGCGCACGCCGCGCGGGTCCGCACCCTGGCGGCTCAGGACTTCGCGCCCTACGTGATCGCACCCTACGTCGAGGACGGCGAAGTGCGTTTCGCCGGCGCCTGGCGAAAGCGCGTTGCCCCCGTGCGCACCCCGGACGTGCGCGCGGAGCAGGCGATGAACGTGGTACCTGCTGGGACGGGTGGGCGCGTGCTCGACATCGCCGCCGTGCGGCAGCAGACCCACGTCTGGTGCTGGCTGGCCGTGGGCGAGATGGTCTTCCAGCACTATGGCGTGCCCAACGTCAATCCGGCTGGGAACTTCCAGTGCGGCATCATCGGCAGGATCTCGCACCCGTCCGCGCCCTGTGGTTCGGAATGCTTCGCCTGTGTGGTGCCCAGCGGCTCCAACCGTGGCACGCTGTCGATGCTGTCCAACTACGCACGCGCCGCCGCTGGCCGCACCGTCACCTACTCCGAGGCCGGCGCGATTTCACCGGCCGCGGTGCTGGCCAATATCGATGCTGGCCAACCCGTGATTGCCGGCATCTCCTACAACCATCGAATCGCCAATGCCGACGCCGAGCACGTGGTGCTGATCGTCGGCTACCAGCGCCGTGCTGGCCGCCTTTGGCTGGTGGTGAACGATCCCTTCCCCTACGGCACCAACCAGAATCCGTTCTTGAAACAGGGCGGCGTGATGCTTGCTCAGAACCAGTACCGCATTCGCTACGCGGATTTCCGCGATGGCGTGTTCTGGCACTGGTCCGTGTTCAACCTGCAGATGTAG
- a CDS encoding AHH domain-containing protein, with the protein MDPQFGNYLWLEKDKKLVPLGPGEPLEGALTNEDLETAERYRLWCQRVHNFYGDCLGGALVGGRYLDMHGRYIWALALSKSPVIDETKKALREMVEVRALISTVLWTLGSMLLIMAINPVAPALVAVVGTGLILYVGVDTLLNLVTGWSQLMEEVKVATTFERIREAGERFGKIIGREAARAFAMLLMAAIGSTAKLFAAKVPTLPGSAQLFVQAEDTAKISLPVLGAVEEIALTAEGVSVTVASAAMTMGASGSGGTSPCIEKHHIATICNDKSTARGGPWTPRFREIFDKAGMSMDDPVNKMPLPGHYGPHPERYHQIVLEELRGATLTCRSIVECRRALTGALQKLAKQIATPGTELNQLVTQQQPR; encoded by the coding sequence ATGGATCCTCAGTTCGGCAACTACCTCTGGCTGGAGAAGGACAAGAAATTGGTGCCGCTGGGGCCGGGCGAGCCCCTGGAAGGGGCGTTGACGAACGAGGACCTGGAGACGGCGGAACGCTACCGGCTCTGGTGCCAGCGCGTTCACAACTTCTACGGCGACTGTCTCGGGGGCGCGCTGGTGGGTGGGCGATACCTGGACATGCACGGTCGCTACATCTGGGCGCTGGCCCTGAGCAAGAGCCCAGTAATCGATGAGACGAAGAAGGCGCTGAGAGAGATGGTGGAAGTCCGCGCGCTCATCAGCACAGTCCTATGGACGTTGGGTTCCATGCTGCTGATCATGGCGATCAACCCCGTGGCTCCAGCACTGGTGGCGGTAGTCGGCACGGGACTGATTCTGTATGTGGGCGTTGACACGCTCCTCAACCTCGTGACCGGCTGGAGCCAGTTGATGGAAGAGGTGAAGGTGGCGACCACCTTCGAGCGGATCCGCGAGGCAGGCGAGCGCTTCGGGAAGATCATCGGACGCGAGGCAGCCCGCGCATTCGCCATGCTGCTGATGGCGGCAATCGGCTCGACGGCGAAACTGTTCGCGGCGAAGGTGCCGACGCTGCCCGGATCGGCGCAACTGTTCGTGCAGGCAGAGGACACGGCAAAAATCTCGCTGCCCGTGTTGGGCGCGGTGGAGGAGATTGCGCTGACGGCAGAGGGCGTGAGCGTAACCGTGGCCTCCGCCGCGATGACGATGGGAGCGAGTGGAAGTGGCGGCACGAGCCCCTGCATCGAGAAGCACCACATCGCCACCATCTGCAACGACAAGTCCACCGCGCGCGGTGGACCGTGGACTCCCAGGTTCCGGGAGATCTTCGACAAGGCGGGAATGTCGATGGATGACCCGGTGAACAAGATGCCTCTGCCGGGGCACTACGGGCCACACCCCGAGCGGTATCACCAGATCGTCCTTGAGGAACTGCGAGGTGCAACGTTGACCTGTCGTAGCATTGTGGAGTGCCGGAGGGCGTTGACCGGCGCACTCCAGAAACTGGCCAAGCAGATCGCCACCCCAGGAACAGAGCTGAACCAACTCGTCACCCAGCAGCAACCGCGCTAG
- a CDS encoding imm11 family protein produces the protein MPKRFFKLADDVNVPHRWHLAMPRDRQSLKVDDGQFMRGEPVHIRDRLRIPIEIAGNPLDFTEAGISIPVVHVRVASMFAELAPDDVQLMPVDVDGHPDQYLILVATRLIRCIDEKASRIELWTHEDGVPEKVGQYFSVRDMRIEKAKVQSAKVFRCEGWMGPLIVSGEIKDALDRIGATGTRFEEV, from the coding sequence ATGCCCAAGCGTTTCTTCAAGCTCGCCGACGATGTGAATGTCCCGCACCGCTGGCATCTAGCGATGCCCAGGGACCGTCAGAGCCTCAAAGTGGATGACGGGCAATTCATGCGCGGGGAACCCGTCCACATCAGGGATCGTTTGAGAATCCCCATCGAGATCGCTGGCAACCCACTAGACTTCACGGAGGCGGGGATCAGCATCCCTGTGGTTCATGTCCGGGTCGCGTCCATGTTCGCGGAATTGGCCCCTGACGACGTGCAACTCATGCCCGTGGATGTGGATGGCCATCCGGATCAATACCTCATCCTCGTAGCCACACGGCTCATCCGCTGTATCGACGAAAAGGCGTCCCGGATCGAACTCTGGACTCATGAGGACGGAGTGCCCGAAAAGGTCGGTCAGTATTTCTCGGTGCGTGACATGCGCATCGAGAAGGCGAAGGTGCAAAGCGCCAAGGTGTTCCGTTGCGAGGGATGGATGGGCCCGCTGATCGTCTCCGGGGAGATCAAGGACGCCTTGGATCGCATAGGGGCCACAGGCACTAGGTTCGAGGAGGTCTAA